In Shewanella sp. GD04112, the sequence CGACACCATAAAGCCTTGTTCGGCTGTGAAAATACTAGTGAATTTCCCATGGCCCGCTTTTTTCAACTCATCTAACTTAGTGTCAGCGTCTATGGCTTGGCGATAGGCGATTTGAAGGTTTTCTTTCAGTTGCTCTATAACCTTAGTGTGTGGCATAACAGCGTCTCATTGCAAAATTTGCAGGAATTATAAGGGGCAAAGGATATGGCAACAAGTCGGTGGAGACTATTACTGGCGCTGTGTGGCGTCGCAATGTTTACCTGCGGGCCGAGTTGGGCGGCGCAAACGGATAAACCGCCGTTTTATCAGGTGCAATGGCAGGGGAAATCCGCTTACCTTTTGGGTTCAATCCATATTGGCCGTGCCGATTTTTATCCTATGCCAGCGCAAGTGGAGGCGGCATTTACCAAATCCAAGGGATTAGTGGTTGAAATCGATACTAATAAAATCGACAGCCGCGCCCTATTGCAAAAGTATGGTATGGCGACTCATGAACAGGGGCTCGATTGGCAGAGCCGAGATAAGCAAACGGTAGAGGTGATGCGCCACTATTGTGAAGACAAGGCAAGCTTATGCCAGTCGATTCAAGCCTTTGCACCTTGGTTGCAGGCATCTCAACTTAATCTTTTACGTTACAATAGCTTAGGCTTTAGCACCGACTATGGTGTCGATATGCAGTTACTTGGACGTACGGGTAAGCCTGTGTATCAGTTAGAGACGGCTGAGTCGCAGTTCCAATTACTGGCCTCCTTCGATAGCCAAGTCCAGTGGTCTATGGTGCGCGAAGCCATTAATGCCTCTGATGCCGAACTACTCTCGCTGGTTGAGGCGTGGCGCTCCGGTGATGAAACTGCACTTGATACTTTGATGCAGGAGCAGCTTGGCGGTGAGGGCGATACCCTGATGCTGGATAAAATTCTCTGGCAGCGTAATAAAGTCATGGCCGATGGCATGATGAGATTGATGACCGCAGAAGCCGCCAGTGAGCCACTATTTGTGGTGGTGGGTGCCGGCCATGTGGTGGGTGATAAAAGCGTGGTGCAGCTACTTAAACAGAAGGGCGCCACCGTAATCGCCTGTTGGCGTGAGCAATGTGACTGATATCGCTGCGTGACGGATGATTGGGGTTGGCACTCTGGTGTTGAAAGCACAGGGGTTGAAAGCACTGGTGTTAAACGCACTGGGGGTGAACACACTTAGTGCGCAGAGCGAGTGTCTAATCAACGGCTTTTAAACAATAAGGACGCCTTGGCGTCCTTTATTGTTTCGCGAGCTTATGCGGATGTGTCGGTTGCGGCGCTTTGCCCCAGAAAATGCACATATCGGCCGAGCGAAATATAGGGCTCACGTTGGGAATATTCGAGCTCCATCGTCAGCAACTTTTGATAGTCAAAATCCGCAGGCTGATGTTTTTTCAAATAGTCGTGAATGACTCGCACGCCAGATTCGCGCAGCAGGGTCATGTGCCATTCAGCAAACCATTGTTTAACATCATGAATATAAAGCGGGTGCGTGGGCGTGAGGCGCACCTTCTTCTTCACTTTAAGATCGGCGGCAACATAGTCGAAATTACCCGACACTAACGCATGAAAGCGCATCGCTTCTTTATTGTAAAACATCAGTGAAAACAGCCCATTGGGCTTAAGCATAGTCAGCAAGCCTTCCATGGTGGTTTTCGCATCGGCCAGCCATTCGACTACGGCATGGCAAAGGATAAGATCGAACTTGCCATGTTCGTCGACTGATAGATCCTGAATCGGTGCATGAACCAAACGGATTGCCAATGGCGTGTCGCTGGCATCGATTTGTGTTTTCGCTTGGGCAAGCATTTCAGCGGAAATATCGCACAGCACCACTTCATGGCCCAGATGTGCCAGCTTTTGGCTGAAATAACCAAAGCCGCCGCCCGCATCTAAAATCCGCAATTTTTTATCGCCCAATTGTGCCAAGGCGGGAGCGAGATCGCGCCATAATACGGCGGCACGGATTTCACCTTTAGGGGTGCCATAAATGTTCTTCGCGAACTTTTGCGCGAGTTTATCGAAATTCTTATCTTGCACGGGTTAACTAAGTTAAAGACTGGGGGCGATAGTGTGGCACAGGCGTAATATTTTCGCACTCGCAGTGTGGATAAGGCAAAGTCATGCAGGGCCATGTTTTTATAATATATTGATTTTTAATAGGAT encodes:
- a CDS encoding methyltransferase domain-containing protein, whose amino-acid sequence is MQDKNFDKLAQKFAKNIYGTPKGEIRAAVLWRDLAPALAQLGDKKLRILDAGGGFGYFSQKLAHLGHEVVLCDISAEMLAQAKTQIDASDTPLAIRLVHAPIQDLSVDEHGKFDLILCHAVVEWLADAKTTMEGLLTMLKPNGLFSLMFYNKEAMRFHALVSGNFDYVAADLKVKKKVRLTPTHPLYIHDVKQWFAEWHMTLLRESGVRVIHDYLKKHQPADFDYQKLLTMELEYSQREPYISLGRYVHFLGQSAATDTSA
- a CDS encoding prephenate dehydrogenase, yielding MPHTKVIEQLKENLQIAYRQAIDADTKLDELKKAGHGKFTSIFTAEQGFMVSSNRFLPYVQELVDDLTKLQQQSSLDPAALETLVRQLATLLKTLHAFKKQS
- a CDS encoding TraB/GumN family protein; protein product: MATSRWRLLLALCGVAMFTCGPSWAAQTDKPPFYQVQWQGKSAYLLGSIHIGRADFYPMPAQVEAAFTKSKGLVVEIDTNKIDSRALLQKYGMATHEQGLDWQSRDKQTVEVMRHYCEDKASLCQSIQAFAPWLQASQLNLLRYNSLGFSTDYGVDMQLLGRTGKPVYQLETAESQFQLLASFDSQVQWSMVREAINASDAELLSLVEAWRSGDETALDTLMQEQLGGEGDTLMLDKILWQRNKVMADGMMRLMTAEAASEPLFVVVGAGHVVGDKSVVQLLKQKGATVIACWREQCD